The stretch of DNA ATTCCGCCAGGGCACCCAGGGCGGAGTCTCCTTCGACGAGAACGATGCCGGCTGTCGCGTCGGCGAAGTGCTCGGCGATATCAAGACCGATCCAACCGGGCATGCCCGCCCCACCGAAGTGGATGACCTTTCCCTTATCAATCACACCCGGCGAACCGACGGTAACCGCCCACAGATCATCCGTCGAACGTCCGCTTTCCGTGAGCGCCTGTTCGAGGGCGCGACTCGCGAGCGCAAGTCGCTGCGCGGCCGGCATACTTTCGTCGGCGATCACTCGAACGGTGCTGATCTTCTCGCCCGTGAGGCCCGCAACGCACGCGGAGACATGGTGGGCGCCGATATCGATTCCCGCGATGTGACCGGCCTCAGGAGAGAAGTGGAACACGCTGGCCGGGCGCCCAGGGGCGAGCGATCGCTGCGCCGGTGGTCCGCCGTCCACCGCCCAGCCGCGTGTCATCAAGTCTGCAAGTACTGACTCGGCCGCCGTCCTCGAGAGGCTCGTGCTGCGCGCGATTTCGGCGATCGTCGCCGCTCCGCTCCAGAGGGTCTCGAGCACCGCCAGTGAGTTTCGGCGTCGCAGATAAGAGCGGTCGCCCGTGCGCGGAGAGGTTGTACTTTCCAGTGGACTTGACATAGAATCTGGCTCCCGATACTTTACATTTGCAAGTTGCATTAATATTAACAGATTTGGATAATCGGTTCAATGGCGACTACCACCGCAGCTCCGCGCAGCACTCGTGTGAATCCGCCGCGTCCGAACGGGGATGCGTCACACGGCTCTGCTGGTGCACCGCGCAGCCCCGTCAAACGGCTGCTCCGCAATTCGGATGGGCCCACAGCGGCGCTCTACCTCTTGCCCGCAGTCATCGGATTCCTCGTCTTCTACGCGTGGCCCCTGATTCAAGGCATCGGCCTCAGCTTTACCGACTGGAACCTCCTCTCCGACCCGAAGTTCATTG from Leifsonia psychrotolerans encodes:
- a CDS encoding ROK family protein; this translates as MSSPLESTTSPRTGDRSYLRRRNSLAVLETLWSGAATIAEIARSTSLSRTAAESVLADLMTRGWAVDGGPPAQRSLAPGRPASVFHFSPEAGHIAGIDIGAHHVSACVAGLTGEKISTVRVIADESMPAAQRLALASRALEQALTESGRSTDDLWAVTVGSPGVIDKGKVIHFGGAGMPGWIGLDIAEHFADATAGIVLVEGDSALGALAESAYGAGRGVPDLVYILSGIRTGAAVIVNGQTLRGHRGAAGLVGELPELRWRDIEHQIYARSRSADEAATRGEIFDRARTGDAGARAIVQDFADALAVGASAMVLALDPEVLVIGGPNTENADLFLERFTAEIAKRCPILPDVRISTLGPDAVLTGSVRLGIEAISRALHEAVETQPAFPAPSNRIAAGSRAT